Proteins encoded by one window of Macaca fascicularis isolate 582-1 chromosome 10, T2T-MFA8v1.1:
- the ADNP gene encoding activity-dependent neuroprotector homeobox protein isoform X1 — translation MKCEAELTQEVPKELNFGPKRVYEMNRETRRLLPVLETMFQLPVNNLGSLRKARKTVKKILSDIGLEYCKEHIEDFKQFEPNDFYLKNTTWEDVGLWDPSLTKNQDYRTKPFCCSACPFSSKFFSAYKSHFRNVHSEDFENRILLNCPYCTFNADKKTLETHIKIFHAPNASAPSSSLSTFKDKNKNDGLKPKQADSVEQAVYYCKKCTYRDPLYEIVRKHIYREHFQHVAAPYIAKAGEKSLNGAVPLGSNAREESSIHCKRCLFMPKSYEALVQHVIEDHERIGYQVTAMIGHTNVVVPRSKPLMLIAPKPQDKKSMGLPPRIGSLASGNVRSLPSQQMVNRLSIPKPNLNSTGVNMMSSVHLQQNNYGVKSVGQGYSVGQSMRLGLGGNAPVSIPQQSQSVKQLLPSGNGRSYGLGSEQRSQAPARYSLQSANASSLSSGQLKSPSLSQSQASRVLGQSSSKPAAAATGPPPGNTSSTQKWKICTICNELFPENVYSVHFEKEHKAEKVPAVANYIMKIHNFTSKCLYCNRYLPTDTLLNHMLIHGLSCPYCRSTFNDVEKMAAHMRMVHIDEEMGPKTDSTLSFDLTLQQGSHTNIHLLVTTYNLRDAPAESVAYHAQNNPPVPPKPQPKVQEKADIPVKSSPQAAVPYKKDVGKTLCPLCFSILKGPISDALAHHLRERHQVIQTVHPVEKKLTYKCIHCLGVYTSNMTASTITLHLVHCRGVGKTQNGQDKTNAPSRLNQSPSLAPVKRTYEQMEFPLLKKRKLDDDSDSPSFFEEKPEEPVVLALDPKGHEDDSYEARKSFLTKYFNKQPYPTRREIEKLAASLWLWKSDIASHFSNKRKKCVRDCEKYKPGVLLGFNMKELNKVKHEMDFDAEWLFENHDEKDSRVNASKTADKKLNLGKEDDSSSDSFGNLEEESNESGSPFDPVFEVEPKISNSNPEEHVLKVIPEDALESEEKLDQKEEDGSKYETIHLTEEPTKLMHNASDSEVDQDDVVEWKDGASPSESGPGSQQVSDFEDNTCEMKPGTWSDESSQSEDARSSKPAAKKKATMQGDREQLKWKNSSYGKVEGFWSKDQSQWKNAAENDERLSNPQIEWQNSTIDSEDGEQFDNMTDGVAEPMHGSLAGVKLSSQQA, via the exons GATTTTAAACAATTTGAACCTAATgacttttatttgaaaaacactaCATGGGAGGATGTAGGCCTGTGGGATCCTTCACTTACGAAAAACCAG GACTATCGGACAAAACCTTTCTGCTGCAGCGCTTGTCCATTTTCCTCAAAATTCTTCTCTGCCTACAAAAGTCATTTCCGAAATGTCCATAGTGAAGACTTTGAAAATAGGATTCTCCTTAATTGCCCCTACTGTACCTTCAATGCAGACAAAAAGACTTTGGAaacacacattaaaatatttcatgctccAAACGCCAGCGCACCAAGTAGCAGCCTCAGCACtttcaaagataaaaacaaaaatgatggcCTTAAACCTAAGCAGGCTGACAGTGTAGAGCAAGCTGTTTATTACTGTAAGAAGTGCACTTACCGAGATCCTCTTTACGAAATAGTTAGGAAGCACATTTACAGGGAACATTTTCAGCATGTGGCAGCACCTTACATAgcaaaggcaggagaaaaatCACTCAATGGGGCAGTCCCCTTAGGCTCAAATGCCCGAGAAGAGAGTAGTATTCACTGCAAGCGATGCCTTTTCATGCCAAAGTCCTATGAAGCTTTGGTACAGCATGTCATCGAAGACCATGAACGTATAGGCTATCAGGTCACTGCCATGATTGGGCACACAAATGTAGTGGTTCCCCGATCCAAACCCTTGATGCTAATTGCTCCCAAACCTCAAGACAAGAAGAGCATGGGACTTCCACCAAGAATCGGTTCCCTTGCTTCTGGAAATGTCCGGTCTTTACCATCACAGCAGATGGTGAATCGACTCTCAATACCAAAGCCTAACTTAAATTCTACAGGAGTCAACATGATGTCCAGTGTTCACCTGCAGCAGAACAACTATGGAGTCAAATCTGTAGGCCAGGGTTACAGTGTTGGTCAGTCAATGAGACTGGGTCTAGGTGGCAACGCACCAGTTTCTATTCCTCAACAATCTCAGTCTGTAAAGCAGTTACTTCCAAGTGGAAATGGAAGGTCTTACGGGCTTGGGTCAGAGCAGAGGTCCCAGGCACCAGCAAGATACTCACTGCAGTCTGCTAATGCCTCTTCTCTCTCATCGGGCCAGTTAAagtctccttccctctcccagtCACAGGCATCCAGAGTGTTAGGTCAGTCCAGTTCCAAACCTGCTGCAGCTGCCACAGGACCTCCCCCAGGTAACACTTCCTCAACTCAAAAGTGGAAAATATGTACAATCTGTAATGAGCTTTTTCCTGAAAATGTCTATAGTGTGCACTTCGAAAAAGAACATAAAGCTGAGAAAGTCCCAGCAGTAGCCAACTACATTATGAAGATACACAATTTTACTAGCAAATGCCTCTACTGTAATCGCTATTTGCCCACAGATACTCTGCTCAACCATATGTTAATTCATGGTCTGTCTTGTCCATATTGCCGTTCAACTTTCAATGATGTGGAGAAGATGGCCGCACACATGCGGATGGTTCACATCGATGAAGAGATGGGACCTAAAACAGATTCTACTTTGAGTTTTGATTTGACATTGCAGCAGGGTAGTCACACTAACATCCATCTCCTGGTGACCACATACAATCTGAGGGATGCCCCAGCTGAATCTGTTGCTTACCATGCCCAGAATAACCCTCCAGTTCCTCCAAAGCCACAGCCAAAAGTTCAGGAAAAGGCAGATATCCCTGTTAAAAGTTCACCTCAAGCTGCAGTGCCCTATAAAAAAGATGTTGGGAAAACCCTTTGTCCTCTTTGCTTTTCAATCCTAAAAGGACCCATATCTGATGCACTTGCACATCACTTACGAGAGAGGCACCAGGTTATTCAGACGGTTCATCCAGTTGAGAAAAAGCTCACCTACAAATGTATCCATTGCCTTGGTGTGTATACCAGCAACATGACCGCCTCGACTATCACTCTGCATCTAGTTCACTGCAGGGGTGTTGGAAAGACCCAAAATGGCCAGGATAAGACAAATGCACCCTCTCGGCTTAATCAGTCTCCAAGCCTGGCACCTGTGAAGCGCACTTATGAGCAAATGGAATTTCCCTTACTGAAAAAACGAAAGTTAGATGATGATAGTGATTCACCCAGCTTCTTTGAGGAGAAGCCTGAAGAGCCTGTTGTTTTAGCTTTAGACCCCAAGGGTCATGAAGATGATTCCTATGAAGCCAGGAAAAGCTTTCTAACAAAGTATTTCAACAAACAGCCCTATCCCACCAGGAGAGAAATTGAGAAGCTAGCAGCCAGTTTATGGTTATGGAAGAGTGACATTGCTTCCCATTTTAgtaacaaaaggaagaaatgtgTCCGTGATTGTGAAAAGTACAAGCCTGGCGTGTTGCTGGGGTTTAACATGAAAGAATTAAATAAAGTCAAGCATGAGATGGATTTTGATGCTGAGTGGCTATTTGAAAATCATGATGAGAAGGATTCCAGAGTCAACGCAAGTAAGACTGCTGACAAAAAGCTTAACCTTGGGAAAGAAGATGACAGTTCCTCAGACAGTTTTGGAAATTTGGAAGAAGAATCCAATGAAAGTGGTAGCCCTTTTGACCCTGTTTTTGAGGTTGAGCCTAAAATCTCTAACAGTAACCCAGAGGAACATGTACTGAAGGTAATTCCTGAGGATGCTTTAGAATCTGAGGAGAAGCTAGACCAAAAAGAGGAGGATGGTTCAAAATACGAAACTATTCATTTGACTGAGGAACCAACCAAACTAATGCACAATGCTTCTGATAGTGAGGTTGACCAAGACGATGTTGTTGAGTGGAAAGACGGAGCTTCTCCATCTGAGAGTGGGCCTGGATCCCAACAAGTGTCAGACTTTGAGGACAATACCTGTGAAATGAAACCAGGAACCTGGTCTGATGAGTCTTCCCAAAGTGAAGATGCAAGGAGCAGTAAGCCAGCTGCCAAAAAAAAGGCTACCATGCAAGGTGACAGAGAGCAGTTGAAATGGAAGAATAGTTCCTATGGAAAAGTTGAAGGGTTTTGGTCTAAGGACCAGTCACAGTGGAAGAATGCAGCTGAGAATGATGAGCGCTTATCTAACCCCCAGATTGAGTGGCAGAATAGCACAATTGACAGTGAGGATGGGGAACAGTTTGACAACATGACTGACGGAGTAGCTGAGCCCATGCATGGCAGCTTAGCTGGAGTTAAACTGAGCAGCCAACAGGCCTAA
- the ADNP gene encoding activity-dependent neuroprotector homeobox protein isoform X5, translating into MPKSYEALVQHVIEDHERIGYQVTAMIGHTNVVVPRSKPLMLIAPKPQDKKSMGLPPRIGSLASGNVRSLPSQQMVNRLSIPKPNLNSTGVNMMSSVHLQQNNYGVKSVGQGYSVGQSMRLGLGGNAPVSIPQQSQSVKQLLPSGNGRSYGLGSEQRSQAPARYSLQSANASSLSSGQLKSPSLSQSQASRVLGQSSSKPAAAATGPPPGNTSSTQKWKICTICNELFPENVYSVHFEKEHKAEKVPAVANYIMKIHNFTSKCLYCNRYLPTDTLLNHMLIHGLSCPYCRSTFNDVEKMAAHMRMVHIDEEMGPKTDSTLSFDLTLQQGSHTNIHLLVTTYNLRDAPAESVAYHAQNNPPVPPKPQPKVQEKADIPVKSSPQAAVPYKKDVGKTLCPLCFSILKGPISDALAHHLRERHQVIQTVHPVEKKLTYKCIHCLGVYTSNMTASTITLHLVHCRGVGKTQNGQDKTNAPSRLNQSPSLAPVKRTYEQMEFPLLKKRKLDDDSDSPSFFEEKPEEPVVLALDPKGHEDDSYEARKSFLTKYFNKQPYPTRREIEKLAASLWLWKSDIASHFSNKRKKCVRDCEKYKPGVLLGFNMKELNKVKHEMDFDAEWLFENHDEKDSRVNASKTADKKLNLGKEDDSSSDSFGNLEEESNESGSPFDPVFEVEPKISNSNPEEHVLKVIPEDALESEEKLDQKEEDGSKYETIHLTEEPTKLMHNASDSEVDQDDVVEWKDGASPSESGPGSQQVSDFEDNTCEMKPGTWSDESSQSEDARSSKPAAKKKATMQGDREQLKWKNSSYGKVEGFWSKDQSQWKNAAENDERLSNPQIEWQNSTIDSEDGEQFDNMTDGVAEPMHGSLAGVKLSSQQA; encoded by the coding sequence ATGCCAAAGTCCTATGAAGCTTTGGTACAGCATGTCATCGAAGACCATGAACGTATAGGCTATCAGGTCACTGCCATGATTGGGCACACAAATGTAGTGGTTCCCCGATCCAAACCCTTGATGCTAATTGCTCCCAAACCTCAAGACAAGAAGAGCATGGGACTTCCACCAAGAATCGGTTCCCTTGCTTCTGGAAATGTCCGGTCTTTACCATCACAGCAGATGGTGAATCGACTCTCAATACCAAAGCCTAACTTAAATTCTACAGGAGTCAACATGATGTCCAGTGTTCACCTGCAGCAGAACAACTATGGAGTCAAATCTGTAGGCCAGGGTTACAGTGTTGGTCAGTCAATGAGACTGGGTCTAGGTGGCAACGCACCAGTTTCTATTCCTCAACAATCTCAGTCTGTAAAGCAGTTACTTCCAAGTGGAAATGGAAGGTCTTACGGGCTTGGGTCAGAGCAGAGGTCCCAGGCACCAGCAAGATACTCACTGCAGTCTGCTAATGCCTCTTCTCTCTCATCGGGCCAGTTAAagtctccttccctctcccagtCACAGGCATCCAGAGTGTTAGGTCAGTCCAGTTCCAAACCTGCTGCAGCTGCCACAGGACCTCCCCCAGGTAACACTTCCTCAACTCAAAAGTGGAAAATATGTACAATCTGTAATGAGCTTTTTCCTGAAAATGTCTATAGTGTGCACTTCGAAAAAGAACATAAAGCTGAGAAAGTCCCAGCAGTAGCCAACTACATTATGAAGATACACAATTTTACTAGCAAATGCCTCTACTGTAATCGCTATTTGCCCACAGATACTCTGCTCAACCATATGTTAATTCATGGTCTGTCTTGTCCATATTGCCGTTCAACTTTCAATGATGTGGAGAAGATGGCCGCACACATGCGGATGGTTCACATCGATGAAGAGATGGGACCTAAAACAGATTCTACTTTGAGTTTTGATTTGACATTGCAGCAGGGTAGTCACACTAACATCCATCTCCTGGTGACCACATACAATCTGAGGGATGCCCCAGCTGAATCTGTTGCTTACCATGCCCAGAATAACCCTCCAGTTCCTCCAAAGCCACAGCCAAAAGTTCAGGAAAAGGCAGATATCCCTGTTAAAAGTTCACCTCAAGCTGCAGTGCCCTATAAAAAAGATGTTGGGAAAACCCTTTGTCCTCTTTGCTTTTCAATCCTAAAAGGACCCATATCTGATGCACTTGCACATCACTTACGAGAGAGGCACCAGGTTATTCAGACGGTTCATCCAGTTGAGAAAAAGCTCACCTACAAATGTATCCATTGCCTTGGTGTGTATACCAGCAACATGACCGCCTCGACTATCACTCTGCATCTAGTTCACTGCAGGGGTGTTGGAAAGACCCAAAATGGCCAGGATAAGACAAATGCACCCTCTCGGCTTAATCAGTCTCCAAGCCTGGCACCTGTGAAGCGCACTTATGAGCAAATGGAATTTCCCTTACTGAAAAAACGAAAGTTAGATGATGATAGTGATTCACCCAGCTTCTTTGAGGAGAAGCCTGAAGAGCCTGTTGTTTTAGCTTTAGACCCCAAGGGTCATGAAGATGATTCCTATGAAGCCAGGAAAAGCTTTCTAACAAAGTATTTCAACAAACAGCCCTATCCCACCAGGAGAGAAATTGAGAAGCTAGCAGCCAGTTTATGGTTATGGAAGAGTGACATTGCTTCCCATTTTAgtaacaaaaggaagaaatgtgTCCGTGATTGTGAAAAGTACAAGCCTGGCGTGTTGCTGGGGTTTAACATGAAAGAATTAAATAAAGTCAAGCATGAGATGGATTTTGATGCTGAGTGGCTATTTGAAAATCATGATGAGAAGGATTCCAGAGTCAACGCAAGTAAGACTGCTGACAAAAAGCTTAACCTTGGGAAAGAAGATGACAGTTCCTCAGACAGTTTTGGAAATTTGGAAGAAGAATCCAATGAAAGTGGTAGCCCTTTTGACCCTGTTTTTGAGGTTGAGCCTAAAATCTCTAACAGTAACCCAGAGGAACATGTACTGAAGGTAATTCCTGAGGATGCTTTAGAATCTGAGGAGAAGCTAGACCAAAAAGAGGAGGATGGTTCAAAATACGAAACTATTCATTTGACTGAGGAACCAACCAAACTAATGCACAATGCTTCTGATAGTGAGGTTGACCAAGACGATGTTGTTGAGTGGAAAGACGGAGCTTCTCCATCTGAGAGTGGGCCTGGATCCCAACAAGTGTCAGACTTTGAGGACAATACCTGTGAAATGAAACCAGGAACCTGGTCTGATGAGTCTTCCCAAAGTGAAGATGCAAGGAGCAGTAAGCCAGCTGCCAAAAAAAAGGCTACCATGCAAGGTGACAGAGAGCAGTTGAAATGGAAGAATAGTTCCTATGGAAAAGTTGAAGGGTTTTGGTCTAAGGACCAGTCACAGTGGAAGAATGCAGCTGAGAATGATGAGCGCTTATCTAACCCCCAGATTGAGTGGCAGAATAGCACAATTGACAGTGAGGATGGGGAACAGTTTGACAACATGACTGACGGAGTAGCTGAGCCCATGCATGGCAGCTTAGCTGGAGTTAAACTGAGCAGCCAACAGGCCTAA